Proteins from a single region of Herpetosiphon gulosus:
- a CDS encoding glutamate mutase L yields the protein MTTADPAALLVVDIGTLFTHVALLELVAGEYRLLGRAQALSTLEPPITDAWQGILIAIREIEQLTFRAIAHVDGLMTPHRADGSGVDGMVVTTSAAGTLPIVLAAISNDTTGASLRRVARSSYTTVLDMVTLDEYGDPDLAEGESWIDYQLANLVRLPAATVLMAGGIDGGNAAPLERLAHMLGFTVLRREQINSREFAHVIFAGNTAAYVGIEDALSTIAPITSTANVRPAIGIEQLMPARLELIRSYNDRVLPKMPSFNRLRAMSSDMIRCTSDGFGPLVRFIAKHHGRNTLIVDIGAMTSAGYASDGTQLHLTVETNCGTAYGIAGLVDRAGVGNITRWLPFEMSDSALREHMLNRLIRPQIVPIDRESLLIEQALVREALRVVSKDLFDEQPQLASDLIIATGGALTHTMHPAQALLSIVDGLDFGRLQQYRDRSLLISDIYLDRDGLLALCGATAWKYPDASFCLLEQDVLRNGALASYLAINSSLRLGDLVAEVELVPVSGAPIIMQIHHGEIRRLPLALGKRATLRLRPTKQVQIGANLPGEVVETGLAAITGSALGLVIDARPRPLAQRNSDIPSRNQQWQWLNQLGVVDGLNPYAPQYDDQPLPFEMAPALTRIPDPAPAPAQMLPEREEPNAIPDWLREEGENANDLTMPPPSDFGVEEPLPDWLGGMDVPVSSDPVLDLGERRASQPIAPADFSALRNELEEQKKPKRGFFRRK from the coding sequence ATGACGACCGCTGATCCTGCTGCACTGCTTGTCGTTGATATTGGCACATTGTTTACCCATGTGGCGTTGCTCGAACTGGTTGCCGGCGAGTATCGCTTGTTGGGTCGTGCCCAAGCGCTCTCAACCCTAGAGCCACCAATTACTGATGCATGGCAAGGTATTTTGATCGCAATTCGCGAAATTGAGCAATTGACCTTTCGGGCGATTGCCCATGTCGATGGCTTGATGACTCCGCATCGCGCCGATGGTTCGGGCGTTGATGGCATGGTCGTAACCACCAGCGCTGCTGGCACGTTACCGATTGTCTTAGCCGCAATCTCGAATGATACGACTGGCGCTAGTTTGCGGCGGGTAGCGCGTTCAAGCTATACGACTGTGCTTGATATGGTAACCCTTGATGAATATGGCGACCCCGATTTGGCCGAGGGCGAAAGTTGGATCGATTATCAATTGGCCAATTTGGTGCGCTTGCCCGCCGCAACGGTGTTGATGGCTGGTGGCATCGATGGTGGTAATGCCGCGCCACTTGAGCGTTTGGCGCACATGTTGGGCTTTACGGTTTTGCGCCGCGAACAAATTAACTCGCGTGAATTTGCCCACGTAATTTTTGCAGGCAATACGGCGGCCTACGTTGGCATCGAGGATGCCCTTTCAACGATTGCGCCAATTACCTCAACTGCCAATGTGCGTCCAGCGATTGGGATTGAGCAATTAATGCCAGCCCGTTTGGAGTTAATTCGTTCTTATAATGATCGGGTGCTGCCAAAAATGCCCAGTTTCAACCGTTTGCGGGCGATGAGCAGCGATATGATTCGTTGTACTAGCGATGGGTTTGGGCCATTGGTGCGCTTTATCGCCAAACATCATGGCCGTAATACCTTGATTGTTGATATTGGTGCGATGACCAGCGCTGGCTATGCCTCAGACGGTACACAATTGCATCTTACCGTCGAAACTAATTGTGGTACGGCCTATGGGATTGCAGGCTTAGTCGATCGGGCTGGAGTTGGTAATATCACCCGTTGGCTGCCGTTTGAAATGAGCGATTCAGCTTTGCGCGAACATATGCTCAATCGGCTGATTCGCCCGCAAATTGTGCCGATCGACCGCGAAAGTTTGTTGATTGAGCAGGCCTTGGTGCGCGAAGCCCTGCGCGTTGTTTCGAAAGATTTGTTTGATGAACAACCGCAATTGGCCAGCGATTTGATTATTGCAACTGGTGGCGCACTGACCCACACCATGCATCCTGCTCAAGCTTTGTTGAGCATCGTGGATGGGCTGGATTTTGGGCGTTTACAACAATATCGTGATCGCAGTTTGCTGATTAGCGATATTTACCTTGATCGTGATGGTTTGCTAGCCTTGTGTGGCGCAACTGCCTGGAAATATCCCGATGCAAGTTTTTGTTTGCTCGAACAGGATGTATTGCGTAATGGCGCTTTAGCCAGCTATTTGGCGATCAATAGCTCGTTGCGCTTAGGCGATTTGGTGGCGGAAGTCGAGCTTGTGCCAGTCAGCGGTGCTCCGATCATCATGCAAATTCACCATGGCGAGATTCGACGCTTGCCATTGGCATTGGGCAAACGCGCTACCTTACGGCTGCGTCCAACCAAACAGGTGCAAATTGGAGCAAATTTACCAGGCGAAGTCGTCGAAACCGGTTTGGCGGCGATTACTGGAAGTGCATTGGGCTTGGTAATTGATGCCCGCCCACGGCCTTTGGCTCAACGCAATAGCGATATCCCAAGCCGCAATCAACAATGGCAATGGCTCAATCAATTGGGTGTGGTCGATGGGCTTAATCCCTATGCGCCCCAATATGATGATCAACCGCTGCCGTTTGAAATGGCTCCTGCGCTCACGCGAATTCCTGACCCTGCGCCTGCGCCTGCCCAAATGCTGCCTGAACGCGAAGAACCCAACGCGATTCCCGATTGGCTGCGCGAAGAAGGCGAGAATGCTAACGATTTGACGATGCCGCCACCAAGCGATTTTGGGGTTGAAGAACCTTTACCCGATTGGTTAGGCGGGATGGATGTGCCTGTCAGCAGTGATCCAGTACTTGATTTGGGTGAACGCCGAGCATCACAGCCAATCGCTCCTGCCGACTTTAGTGCGTTGCGCAATGAGTTGGAAGAACAAAAGAAGCCGAAACGGGGCTTCTTCCGCCGCAAGTAA
- a CDS encoding DUF11 domain-containing protein — MHKRLTRVLGTIFCVLGLGLALFGFDGAWRAYGQTAGPTPTPDFDLPITKAVSPSNALPGDTVTFSINVTNDQPQTQTNVVITDSVVNFLEVVGASSSKGTASFSGQEVRADVGTLASGESVSLTITTRVRAGTAPGTIGQNVAFVNTASGSSSSSNVVTVTIGGEGTPTPSPTPVPAGSRLVVEKSASPASGKVGDLITFKIVVRNTGGSTAPNVVVNDRILDFLEVVSVQTSKGSTATTGQDVKVTVGDLAAGESVTIAITTKIRAGTVSGQQGINIAEAVASDGSGGSSSTTSNPVAIAVDRNPPAGLPDTSAPNQASWIFWLGLGMAITGGLLLMVSRRRSVA; from the coding sequence ATGCACAAACGCCTTACGCGGGTACTGGGAACGATTTTCTGTGTACTTGGCTTGGGTTTGGCGCTATTTGGCTTTGATGGCGCATGGCGTGCCTATGGTCAAACCGCAGGGCCAACCCCAACCCCCGATTTTGACCTGCCGATTACCAAAGCTGTTAGCCCAAGCAATGCCTTGCCCGGCGATACGGTGACGTTTTCAATTAATGTTACGAATGATCAACCGCAAACCCAAACTAATGTTGTGATTACCGATAGCGTGGTTAATTTCTTGGAAGTAGTTGGAGCAAGCAGCAGCAAAGGCACTGCTAGCTTTAGCGGCCAAGAAGTTCGCGCCGATGTTGGTACATTGGCCAGTGGTGAATCGGTAAGTTTGACGATTACCACGCGGGTACGGGCTGGCACAGCGCCTGGCACAATCGGCCAAAATGTGGCGTTTGTCAATACGGCCAGTGGTTCAAGCTCCTCAAGCAATGTGGTTACGGTGACGATTGGTGGCGAAGGTACGCCTACGCCTAGCCCAACTCCAGTGCCAGCAGGCTCAAGATTGGTGGTTGAAAAGTCGGCTAGCCCAGCTAGTGGCAAAGTTGGCGATTTAATTACCTTTAAAATTGTGGTGCGCAACACTGGTGGTTCAACTGCGCCAAATGTCGTAGTCAACGACCGCATTCTCGATTTCTTGGAAGTTGTCAGCGTGCAAACCAGTAAGGGTAGCACTGCAACCACTGGCCAAGATGTTAAGGTTACAGTTGGCGATTTGGCGGCTGGCGAAAGCGTCACGATTGCAATTACCACCAAGATTCGGGCTGGCACGGTCAGCGGTCAACAAGGCATCAACATCGCCGAAGCAGTCGCCAGCGATGGTAGCGGTGGTTCATCAAGCACTACCAGCAATCCTGTAGCAATCGCGGTTGATCGTAATCCACCAGCAGGTTTGCCCGATACCAGTGCGCCAAATCAAGCTTCATGGATTTTCTGGCTTGGTCTGGGCATGGCAATTACTGGCGGTTTGTTGTTGATGGTTAGTCGCCGCCGTAGCGTTGCATAA
- a CDS encoding polysaccharide biosynthesis tyrosine autokinase — protein sequence MNIIRRYITGLRRWLWLLVLGPVVAAGAAYAISSQQTPRYASSTRVIVGQTLKNSNPDYGSLVASERLVATYAQIAQSRTTMQAVEQRLNLSDMASSAIITTRPVQETEFLDIAVEANDPQQAADIANAIADQLILTSPAGPQSAEAKLLDEVNRQIATLNEEITRTDEEIKSLKAEIEQIGAEKPAAESLIANLQLKQQSQNQNRQTLSTLYSTALGNRANSISVVESATVNPTPIAPRPIRSAILAGILGFALVFGLALLLEYFDDSVQTPDEGVDLVNAPLLAAIVKQDTKVTKASQRLVSRLDPRSPTAETFRTLRTNLQFSNVDTKARTLIVTSSQPEEGKSTVAANLAWVLAQAGQKVVLIDADLRKPMMHRVFEVSSEYGLTNLLTNNEDPTIRERTVLSVAENLSLIPSGPLPPNPSELLSSKRMEMLIWLLQQEYDWILFDTPPILTVTDPIALIPRVDGVVLVAEAKRTRRDMLVKCRAAVQTVGGRVIGLVFNKLDPRSEGYGVYYTYYYDQHHNSNRGRRFWNRKDDHQPVPSMSEPAPLDLHDPSLDRSEAAYEMASHERSK from the coding sequence ATGAATATCATCCGTCGCTATATAACTGGTTTACGTCGCTGGCTCTGGCTTTTAGTGCTAGGGCCAGTTGTCGCTGCAGGCGCGGCCTATGCCATTAGCAGCCAACAAACGCCGCGCTATGCTAGTAGCACCCGTGTGATTGTTGGCCAAACCCTCAAAAATAGTAATCCCGATTATGGTAGTTTGGTGGCGAGTGAGCGCTTGGTAGCAACCTATGCCCAAATCGCTCAAAGCCGTACAACCATGCAGGCGGTTGAGCAGCGCTTAAATTTGAGCGATATGGCAAGTTCGGCGATCATCACCACCCGCCCCGTCCAAGAAACTGAGTTCTTGGATATTGCGGTTGAAGCCAATGATCCGCAGCAGGCTGCCGATATTGCTAATGCGATTGCCGACCAACTGATTTTGACTAGTCCGGCAGGGCCACAGAGCGCTGAGGCCAAATTGCTCGATGAAGTGAATCGCCAAATTGCTACGCTCAACGAGGAAATTACCCGTACCGACGAGGAAATTAAAAGCCTCAAAGCCGAAATTGAGCAAATTGGAGCCGAAAAACCAGCTGCTGAATCGTTGATTGCCAATTTACAACTCAAACAACAGAGCCAAAATCAAAATCGCCAAACCCTAAGCACGCTCTACAGCACGGCATTGGGCAATCGCGCCAATTCGATCAGTGTGGTCGAATCAGCGACCGTCAATCCAACTCCAATTGCCCCACGGCCAATTCGCAGCGCAATTCTGGCGGGAATTTTGGGCTTTGCTTTGGTGTTTGGTTTGGCCTTACTGCTCGAATATTTCGATGATAGCGTGCAAACCCCTGATGAAGGCGTGGATTTGGTCAATGCGCCGTTGTTGGCAGCGATTGTTAAGCAAGATACCAAGGTGACCAAGGCTTCGCAACGCTTGGTTTCGCGGCTTGATCCACGTTCACCAACTGCCGAAACCTTTCGCACCTTGCGCACAAATTTGCAGTTTTCGAATGTTGATACCAAAGCTCGCACATTGATTGTCACCAGCAGCCAGCCTGAAGAAGGCAAAAGCACAGTGGCGGCCAATTTGGCTTGGGTTTTGGCACAAGCAGGCCAAAAAGTCGTCTTGATTGATGCCGATTTGCGCAAGCCAATGATGCACCGCGTGTTTGAAGTTAGCAGCGAGTATGGCCTGACCAATTTGCTGACCAACAACGAAGATCCGACGATTCGCGAGCGGACAGTGCTTTCAGTTGCCGAAAATTTGTCGCTGATCCCCAGTGGGCCATTGCCACCCAACCCCTCGGAATTGCTCAGCAGCAAGCGCATGGAAATGCTAATTTGGCTGTTGCAGCAAGAATACGATTGGATTTTATTCGATACACCGCCAATTTTGACCGTGACCGACCCAATCGCGCTAATTCCACGGGTTGATGGTGTGGTCTTGGTGGCTGAGGCCAAGCGCACCCGCCGCGATATGCTGGTCAAGTGTCGGGCTGCGGTGCAAACTGTCGGTGGGCGAGTGATTGGCTTAGTCTTCAATAAGCTTGATCCGCGCTCCGAGGGCTATGGTGTTTACTATACCTACTACTACGATCAGCACCATAATTCCAACCGTGGCCGCCGCTTTTGGAATCGCAAAGATGATCATCAGCCAGTGCCAAGTATGAGCGAGCCAGCTCCGTTGGATTTGCATGATCCTTCGCTTGATCGTTCGGAAGCCGCCTATGAGATGGCCAGCCATGAGCGCAGCAAGTAA
- a CDS encoding DUF4012 domain-containing protein — protein MSAASKPPPTNKVSGKRRLRRFFLFGLALLGLWLGLMAWFSYRIADQSQTLHNLLQTRPLQSSQAQAFCSELAATHSNIVWFRRLSLPLHPILRRSNTWLGALPAASDAAQQAADLAQGYCQQFNPIIAMLDLPASQRTKALLDWLSANPPHWLGLQTDLSQLQQTWQTVPSNIQTAPFLRNYQIQLAQLDQQLTSAQTSLGLLEQAWPLVETGWGWQKPLHLLIAGQNPLELRPSGGFIGSIATLTIEQGQIRTMAYFNSADFAAVAPTGSAIPKPYNDYLRASIWTLRDANWWPDWPTSAQSLQTFWQLNQQPEVDAVIALDLYALQGLIQVLAPLEIAGYGQISQAESLEQIFGLYDGRSVTGDKQFLAALFNSTLETTRHASFSQWLGIGASLQQALQQRHLSIYFNDQPSQSLMLTNGWAGAMPVVEHDVLGLVDADLSYSDGQNFIEQRMQLEVQLDAQARPLTNTLTITYTNRYDDWRADLSKHAVYGYCYNVKLAVQQRIPGCYGDYARAYLPINAIPLQLEGADTPPDLTQEGQFTSVGWYMLLYPGQTRTIRLRYLPNIQSQPYQLTWFKQAGTLGQPISVIINQANQQAQWHGSLRQDRQFRFEAGTIQAPASDLPAIEPQESAEQAWQLWQQGQNSAALDRWQTSNTLDRALDYVVGLRWTADPATANQLLSQLRPLLPNSGRAAFLAGWLAEWNDDQPTALQAYQAALEHEPTSQAARLALALLQLQLGDAQAAQTTLQQLENPRLALQRLAFDRRMAGDLAQAEGYYQLLLTLDPRDREIWEERYWLRRYANDQPDWQAVEQLANQAIAIFPDDAQWLSRRAESYERQNLPQQAIADWQQVTTISPTNSLAWYYLGLQQRALGDWSAAQSSLEMLITLDPQADYYLVLGDTLRELQLFDAAREVYANAAKLEPEHPGLAERWRLLEHSP, from the coding sequence ATGAGCGCAGCAAGTAAGCCACCACCAACTAATAAAGTTTCGGGGAAGCGCCGCTTGCGGCGTTTTTTCCTGTTTGGCTTGGCATTATTGGGATTGTGGTTAGGACTGATGGCCTGGTTTAGCTATCGAATCGCTGATCAAAGCCAAACTCTGCACAACCTATTGCAAACCCGACCGTTGCAATCTAGCCAAGCCCAAGCTTTTTGCAGTGAGTTAGCTGCAACTCACAGCAATATCGTGTGGTTTCGCCGATTGAGTTTGCCGTTGCACCCCATTTTGCGCCGGAGCAATACTTGGCTAGGTGCGCTGCCCGCTGCTAGTGATGCTGCCCAACAAGCAGCAGATTTAGCCCAAGGTTATTGTCAACAATTTAATCCAATAATTGCTATGCTCGATCTGCCAGCCAGCCAACGAACCAAGGCGTTGCTCGATTGGCTGAGTGCTAATCCACCACATTGGCTTGGGTTACAAACTGATCTGAGTCAATTGCAACAAACTTGGCAAACAGTGCCCAGCAACATCCAAACAGCACCATTTTTGCGCAACTATCAAATCCAATTAGCTCAGCTTGATCAACAATTAACCTCAGCCCAAACCAGCCTTGGCTTGCTTGAACAAGCTTGGCCGTTGGTTGAAACTGGTTGGGGCTGGCAAAAACCGCTACACTTGTTGATTGCTGGTCAAAATCCGTTGGAGTTGCGGCCAAGCGGCGGTTTTATTGGCAGTATTGCGACGCTCACAATCGAGCAAGGTCAAATTCGCACCATGGCCTACTTTAATAGTGCTGATTTTGCAGCGGTTGCGCCGACTGGTTCAGCCATACCCAAGCCCTACAACGATTATTTACGAGCCTCAATCTGGACTCTGCGTGATGCCAATTGGTGGCCCGATTGGCCGACCTCGGCTCAAAGTTTGCAAACATTTTGGCAATTAAACCAACAACCTGAGGTTGATGCAGTCATCGCACTCGATCTCTATGCCTTGCAGGGCTTGATTCAGGTTTTAGCACCGTTGGAGATCGCAGGCTACGGCCAAATCAGCCAAGCCGAGAGCCTTGAGCAAATTTTTGGGCTGTACGATGGGCGCAGCGTTACTGGCGATAAACAATTTTTGGCGGCCTTGTTCAACAGCACCTTGGAAACTACTCGACATGCCAGTTTTAGCCAATGGCTGGGGATTGGCGCAAGTTTGCAGCAAGCCTTGCAACAACGCCATCTTAGCATCTATTTTAACGATCAACCAAGCCAATCCTTGATGTTGACCAATGGTTGGGCGGGCGCGATGCCAGTGGTTGAACACGATGTACTGGGCTTAGTTGATGCTGATCTATCCTATAGCGACGGCCAGAATTTTATTGAACAACGCATGCAGCTTGAAGTGCAACTTGATGCCCAAGCCCGCCCATTAACCAACACGCTCACGATCACCTATACCAACCGCTACGACGATTGGCGAGCCGATTTGAGCAAACACGCGGTTTATGGCTATTGTTACAACGTTAAGTTGGCGGTGCAGCAGCGCATTCCAGGCTGTTATGGTGATTATGCTCGGGCTTATTTGCCGATTAATGCAATTCCGCTGCAATTAGAGGGAGCAGATACGCCGCCGGATCTCACGCAGGAAGGCCAATTTACCAGCGTTGGTTGGTATATGTTGCTCTACCCCGGCCAAACCCGCACGATTCGCTTGCGCTATTTGCCAAATATTCAAAGCCAGCCTTATCAATTAACTTGGTTCAAGCAAGCTGGAACCTTGGGCCAGCCGATCAGCGTAATCATCAATCAAGCCAATCAGCAAGCTCAATGGCATGGCTCGTTGCGCCAAGATCGCCAGTTTCGGTTTGAGGCTGGCACGATTCAAGCGCCAGCCAGCGATTTGCCTGCCATTGAGCCACAAGAATCCGCCGAGCAGGCTTGGCAATTGTGGCAACAAGGCCAGAACAGTGCCGCGCTCGACCGCTGGCAAACCAGCAACACGCTTGATCGGGCTTTGGATTATGTGGTTGGTTTGCGTTGGACCGCCGATCCAGCAACTGCCAACCAATTATTGAGCCAACTACGGCCATTGTTGCCTAATTCTGGTCGGGCGGCCTTTTTGGCGGGCTGGTTGGCAGAGTGGAATGATGATCAGCCCACAGCCCTACAAGCCTATCAAGCAGCCTTAGAGCATGAGCCAACCAGCCAAGCGGCGCGTTTGGCCTTGGCTTTGCTGCAACTCCAGCTTGGCGATGCTCAGGCCGCTCAAACCACGTTGCAACAGCTTGAAAATCCGCGTTTGGCCTTGCAGCGCTTGGCGTTTGATCGACGTATGGCTGGTGATTTGGCGCAGGCTGAGGGTTATTATCAGCTGCTGTTGACCCTCGACCCGCGTGATCGCGAAATTTGGGAAGAGCGTTATTGGCTGCGGCGTTATGCCAACGATCAGCCTGATTGGCAGGCAGTCGAACAACTGGCGAATCAGGCAATTGCCATCTTTCCCGATGATGCTCAGTGGCTCAGCCGTCGCGCCGAGAGCTACGAGCGCCAAAATTTGCCGCAACAGGCGATTGCCGATTGGCAGCAAGTTACCACAATTTCGCCGACCAATAGTTTGGCTTGGTATTATTTGGGCTTGCAACAACGGGCGCTTGGCGATTGGTCGGCTGCACAATCGTCGCTTGAAATGTTGATTACGCTTGATCCACAGGCTGATTATTATTTAGTGCTGGGCGATACCCTGCGCGAATTGCAATTATTTGATGCTGCCCGTGAAGTCTATGCCAATGCGGCTAAACTTGAGCCTGAGCATCCTGGTTTGGCTGAACGCTGGCGTTTGTTGGAACATAGCCCGTGA
- a CDS encoding lipopolysaccharide biosynthesis protein → MSRRLLKDTALYALTGVATKMIGALLLPLITRLLSPELYGSVDLISLVGLFAIELVTLGSDFALALYFHEATIERRRLVGSLWVARLLLGLFIAWIGHLLAPYLALQLLQRSDAQTILALRLGLWGQLANGIISLWFTTLRQESKALRLFGLTVLRVAVTALLTIGWMLQSSQRLSAYFGAMLVVDSLLALGLTLQMRGQLGWPDWRLLRTLLGKGLGFLPRSIYFVAMTLINRQILLHFGSLEQIGQYAAATKISFIVWIVISAANQAWLPYSLSIANTPNANANYRQYLTSYTMLMGAATTGLGLFAPELLRLLTTGDYLPAAPAVGWYALNLMAIGLLTVAATGLTITKTTTVLGQTSLLTALLNVGLAIVLVPWLGLVGAAIAAAGDQLIAAWLVYRAAQKRYPIDFDVKAVLGWLGLTMACVALASWLPLSLSWPLIGLKLAIVGLWLGCLWRWGQPKMLLNLLRR, encoded by the coding sequence GTGAGTCGTCGCTTGCTCAAAGATACGGCGCTGTATGCCCTAACTGGGGTGGCAACCAAAATGATTGGGGCATTGCTGCTGCCTTTGATCACGCGCTTGCTCAGCCCTGAATTGTATGGCAGCGTCGATTTGATTAGCCTTGTCGGTTTGTTTGCGATAGAGTTGGTGACGCTCGGCAGCGATTTTGCCTTAGCCCTGTATTTTCATGAAGCCACGATTGAGCGGCGGCGCTTAGTTGGCTCGCTCTGGGTAGCACGGCTACTTTTGGGCTTGTTCATCGCATGGATTGGCCATTTGCTTGCGCCCTATTTGGCGCTGCAATTGCTGCAACGTAGCGATGCCCAAACGATTTTGGCCTTGCGGCTTGGTTTATGGGGACAGCTTGCCAACGGCATCATCAGTTTGTGGTTCACAACCCTGCGCCAAGAGAGCAAAGCGCTACGTTTATTTGGTCTGACGGTGCTGCGAGTAGCCGTGACCGCGTTATTGACAATTGGCTGGATGTTGCAAAGTAGCCAACGTTTGAGTGCTTATTTTGGGGCGATGCTGGTGGTTGATAGTTTGCTGGCGCTCGGCTTGACCCTCCAAATGCGTGGGCAACTGGGCTGGCCCGATTGGCGTTTGCTGCGAACTTTGTTGGGCAAAGGCTTGGGATTCTTGCCACGCTCGATCTATTTTGTGGCGATGACCTTGATCAATCGCCAGATTTTGCTGCATTTTGGCTCGTTGGAGCAAATTGGCCAGTATGCAGCGGCGACCAAAATTAGTTTTATCGTGTGGATTGTGATTAGCGCCGCCAATCAGGCTTGGTTGCCCTATAGCCTGTCGATTGCCAACACCCCTAACGCGAACGCCAATTATCGTCAATATTTAACGAGCTATACGATGTTGATGGGCGCTGCCACAACTGGCTTAGGCTTATTCGCCCCCGAATTGCTGCGGCTTTTGACCACAGGCGATTATCTGCCAGCAGCGCCAGCGGTTGGCTGGTATGCGCTAAATTTAATGGCGATCGGCTTGTTGACGGTGGCGGCAACCGGCCTGACAATCACTAAAACGACCACTGTTTTAGGCCAAACCAGCTTATTGACTGCGCTTTTGAATGTTGGTTTGGCGATTGTGCTCGTGCCATGGTTGGGCTTGGTTGGGGCGGCAATCGCAGCAGCAGGCGATCAACTGATCGCGGCGTGGTTGGTGTATCGCGCGGCTCAAAAACGCTATCCGATTGATTTTGATGTTAAGGCGGTGCTGGGTTGGCTGGGCTTGACGATGGCTTGTGTTGCCTTGGCTAGTTGGCTACCCTTGAGTTTGAGTTGGCCATTGATTGGGTTGAAACTGGCGATTGTTGGCCTATGGTTGGGTTGTTTGTGGCGTTGGGGCCAGCCCAAAATGCTACTGAATTTGCTGAGAAGGTAG
- a CDS encoding DinB family protein: MHGVLFDSFQHNRWATALLLQTCSQLSEEQLATTVVGSYGNIIATFNHIIRADARYLQHLSGKAPDWLINREETSDFARLQAWAEQAATNWAEFLAMPFDAEQMVTLVTGDYEIHGGALIAQALHHSNIHREQICAILTSLGIEPPDLQPWAYAHETGRGHNREINA; the protein is encoded by the coding sequence ATGCACGGAGTTCTGTTCGATTCGTTTCAGCACAATCGCTGGGCAACCGCATTGTTATTGCAAACATGTAGCCAGCTTTCCGAGGAGCAACTTGCCACAACCGTGGTGGGCAGCTACGGGAATATTATCGCCACCTTCAATCATATCATCCGCGCTGATGCCCGCTATCTGCAACATCTTTCAGGCAAAGCCCCTGATTGGCTGATCAACCGCGAAGAGACCAGCGATTTTGCACGGCTACAGGCCTGGGCTGAACAGGCTGCCACCAATTGGGCCGAATTTCTGGCTATGCCATTCGATGCTGAGCAAATGGTGACCCTCGTAACAGGCGATTATGAAATTCATGGCGGAGCCTTGATCGCTCAAGCGCTGCACCATAGCAACATCCACCGTGAACAAATTTGTGCAATTCTCACATCGTTGGGAATCGAGCCGCCCGATCTTCAGCCATGGGCCTATGCTCATGAAACTGGCCGAGGCCATAACCGCGAGATCAACGCATAA
- a CDS encoding RtcB family protein: MKLNVLLKPWRGDKRFTAIAKYAAALKKSGSKDLQIVAQVEAEFGKPTELARINEQPQPYKAYGQIGVDIEAAALEQLLLALRLPIAAQGALMPDAHPGFALPIGGVFAAHNAVSPMMVGVDIGCRMHLTIFAEAPMEIQRQHEQLFRDLADVTVFGSGATRKRGPDHPILGIKHWNITAQTRSLREKAIAQLGTSGSGNHFANIVVGERIGENDLPRQFVGLLTHSGSRGVGYAIAKHYSNIAVQETARQANVPKMYEWLDLDSEAGQEYWAAMELAGAFAQANHEVIHRLFAQRTKLQPIATIQNHHNFAWREGDLIVHRKGATPAGVGVRGVIPGSMASASYVVEGLGNPEALHSASHGAGRLFSRSKARATISPSEAKKVIKAHGVHVEGWSVDESPLAYKDIERVMELQLEADLIKPLARMKPIAVIMAGEAGQN, from the coding sequence ATGAAACTCAACGTTTTACTCAAGCCATGGCGTGGCGATAAACGCTTCACGGCCATTGCTAAGTATGCCGCCGCCCTCAAAAAAAGCGGCTCCAAGGATTTGCAAATTGTAGCCCAAGTCGAGGCTGAATTTGGCAAGCCCACCGAATTAGCTCGGATCAATGAGCAGCCACAGCCCTACAAGGCCTATGGCCAAATTGGAGTTGATATTGAAGCCGCTGCTTTGGAGCAATTGCTGTTGGCCTTGCGCCTGCCAATTGCCGCCCAAGGAGCCTTGATGCCCGACGCTCATCCGGGCTTTGCTTTGCCGATTGGCGGGGTTTTTGCCGCTCACAATGCTGTCTCGCCCATGATGGTTGGGGTTGATATTGGCTGCCGCATGCATCTCACGATTTTTGCTGAAGCACCCATGGAAATCCAACGCCAGCATGAGCAATTATTTCGTGATTTGGCTGACGTGACGGTGTTTGGCTCAGGTGCGACCCGCAAACGTGGGCCAGATCATCCAATTTTAGGCATCAAACATTGGAATATCACCGCTCAAACCCGGAGCTTGCGCGAAAAAGCCATCGCCCAACTTGGCACGAGCGGCAGCGGCAACCACTTTGCCAATATCGTGGTTGGCGAACGAATTGGCGAAAACGATTTGCCCCGCCAATTTGTGGGCTTGCTGACCCATAGCGGCTCGCGTGGGGTTGGCTATGCTATTGCCAAGCACTATAGCAACATCGCCGTGCAAGAAACTGCGCGGCAAGCCAACGTGCCCAAAATGTACGAATGGCTCGATTTGGATAGCGAGGCCGGCCAAGAATATTGGGCCGCTATGGAATTAGCCGGAGCTTTTGCCCAAGCTAATCATGAAGTGATCCACCGCTTGTTTGCCCAACGCACCAAACTCCAACCAATTGCTACCATTCAAAATCACCATAATTTTGCTTGGCGCGAAGGCGATTTGATTGTGCATCGCAAGGGCGCAACGCCTGCTGGAGTCGGCGTGCGCGGGGTGATTCCAGGCAGCATGGCTTCGGCTTCGTATGTGGTTGAAGGCTTGGGCAACCCTGAAGCCTTGCATAGCGCCTCGCATGGAGCAGGCCGTTTGTTCAGCCGCTCCAAAGCTCGTGCCACGATCAGCCCAAGCGAAGCCAAAAAAGTCATCAAAGCACATGGTGTGCATGTCGAAGGCTGGAGCGTCGATGAATCGCCGTTGGCCTACAAAGACATCGAACGAGTGATGGAATTGCAACTTGAAGCCGATTTGATCAAACCCCTTGCCCGTATGAAACCAATCGCCGTGATTATGGCAGGCGAAGCAGGCCAAAACTAA